ATCCTTCTTTGACCCACGAGAACCTTTAGAAACCAACACCCTTAATAGAATTCCAGTAGTACACAGCACAATAGATGATTGCCTTCCTCCTTTGCTTTCTAACCGTATCTGGATTATTTGTATAAAATATAAGGCACAGACCTTTATGTATGAGATGTAAACCACTAAAAAAGCTAGTACTATTCTACTAAGAAGCAAGGTGGCCAGTGATTGGAAAGGACAAAGAAGTCATACtctataaaaaaaaggaaatgatATGgggagagagaaaagaaatttgtgcATAGAACCATTGACAAGGGGAAATATTATACTTATTAACTAATAACATCTTCAAGGGTTTCTTGATTTCTTCCTCTGTATCAATAAAAAGAATTGAGTGCATTGTGACTGTTTATCACATGAATGCAAAATACTGGTTTGATGATGATAACAATGTTCGAAACTTCAAACAATATAAAAACCAATCCAAAGAAAGGACAACAGTACTATAATTACCAAAGATTACCTTGTATCCAACATTTTCTCCAATAGTCTCACCTCTCTCACTAGCGATTCTCTCGGAAACTAGACATAGAAACagtggaagaaaataaatttcaattaaGACTAAAACAGCAATATCAAGAAAAACTTTGAAAGAGTTTCACACCTGAAATTGCAGAGATACGCCGAGGCTGAGTGCAAACTACTTTACATACCTCGCCCTTACCCCACATATGATCCAAAATAAATTGTGGGACCTGAATCATGTTCAGTATTAAGATAAACAGGATATTTCACAAAGCAAACACAAATCATAAAAATATTGCGGTCCATATACATTGGTGGAAGTACTTGTGCCAGAAACCCAAAATCACAAAGCATCAAGAAATCATCAGTTTCATCCTAAATTACCAAAGCCCGAGCCAACTAATTGaggacaataaaaaaaaaaacctgagtACTTTAATAGATACAATGATACAAGTTTAAAAATGTAAGAAAGAGGTAAATTTATATCAGAAGCTAACATACTAAATGGACAATCATTTAAACATCAACACACGATTAAAAAATTGATCATTTTGAATCAGTTGCTGACAAATTTATATTAATGAAGCAGTACCATAATAAAGACAAAGCAAAGAATTAGTAACCTGCGTAGTCTTTCCACAACCAGTCTCACCAGATATGAGAACTACCTGCTTCGAATCACGTGAAATGAAAACCATGATCAGAACACGTGCAAAAATCCAGTCctcaaatttaatttaattgtcATGTTGaaatggattaaaaaaattagaatattaCTAAACTATGTTTGATATATTTAACATGTCAAATGTGATATCAAATAAATATGATTATGGTACAATCTGCGAGTCCAAAGGTaattttacaaagaaaaatattaGATCAACCTGGTGGGATTCAACAGTTGATGTAATTACATCCTTGAAAGATGCAATTGGAAGCTTAGATCTATTTTTGGTGATCTGCgtgaatcaaaatcaaataaaaaattcaatgaCAAGATTATTCCTTTGCAAATGCTAAAACACACAGCAGAAGAGGAATAATAAGTAATGACAAAATTAGCGATACAGCATCCAACCAACAAATTTTAGTATAATATAAGGTCTTCTATGCTGAAAGGACCGAAGAAAAAACAGACCTGTTTCAAGTTATCTGCAGTAGTATTAGAACCAAGGGTTTGCAATCTCTTGGCGATTTCAGCTTTGGACATAGAAGGCCTGGCAAAGATATCATCCTTATTTTGTCTTCTACTATCGGCACCGTcattattttcaccaatcatgTCCCACGAGCGTCCATCACCAGGTGGATAATGAGTAAATAAATCACTTAATACCCAATTTGCCTCTTGAGAAAATGTGAAATGAGGAAGTTTCTCAGGCCCATTATCCCTGTCAACCATCTTTCCGAATTTCTGAACAAAAATTCTCCTCGCATTCCCAGTCCTAACACAAAATGCAGGTTCAATATCAATAACAAACAACATTGCAAAAAGTAAAAACTGAACTAAACAGATTCCACTACCTATACCAAACAGGTTCAAGTGTGCTGCCATTGGCACTCACTCACCCGTGACTTTTCGATTTGAGCCCCATTTTTCGGGACAATTGATGCACCAAAGCACGTTCCATGTTGGACAAATTAGCATCAAACTTAAACACTGcaggaaaataaaaattaaaaaattaaaaaaaataagattaaGCACCCAGATTCCATAAATGGATACAGTAAcacaatcatcatcttccaagACAGATTTTCATTGGGTTTCTAACTAACCGCAAAAAGATTCAAACTTCAACCAGAAAAACAAATTCCCAGAATGCAAATATCCAATTCAAACGAAATCAAAAAAACCCTTTTCAGAAGAATAAAAAAACCAATGAACAACAATGAAGGTTCGTGATTTTCACGGTGAAACAGTAGAAGAGAAAAGGGTTTAGAGGGTGAGTGACCTTCATCATTGGAATCACAGAACTGTTCTAGAATCTGGGAAAAGCGAAGCCTGGTGGATTCATCAACTGGGAGAGTGTGCCCATAActcttcttcttattcttcccCTTGTTCTTCGCCATTGTTTGGAGTGAATGAACGAATTGAAATCCAGAGGAAGTTCGAAGCTTCAAGCTTGCTGCTATAGGCTTATGCTTCTGCTGATGCAATACCTAAATCTACCTTTTGTGTTTGTTATATTGGTATGGGTATTGttattccttttcttttccttaaaAAATCAGCATATTCCTTTACCCTCTTTTGTTTAGGCGTCGATGTATTTAGACGCTATTAGCTAGTTTctctttttttgttaattttcatcGGGTAATCAAAAAAAACTTGCAAACAAATTAACTGGATTTGAGTTATTTTTATGTGATAATATGATATgattatcttaaaaaaaatgtgcaatgtctcgaatgatagctcaagcgGTGAGAACTAGTGGACCTATAGGTTAGGGAGGGAAGTTGGATTTACCATCTcactcattagaaatgtcatCTCACTTAAAACACTTTCGGGAACTCAATTCCCGAAATATTTCGCAAATTGAGTTCCCGAAGTATTTTCCCACTTAAAAGTGGGGTGATCCATTGTATTTTGCATTACCGAAAATTTAAATCCCGAATTAATTCGAAATATAAAATTCCAAAATAATTCAGAAATTAAAAAACCGAAATTGTGGGGTGGAAAATCTAGTcgtggggtgggaaatctaattcccattAGGGAGGGGAAAGTTTAGGGATCAACCCTGGAGagatgtaatttatctttctattgaaccaaaaaaaaagtgcaaTGCACTTCTCGCTATAGGAATATAAACTATACACTATTTAGGGTTTATATTATAATCTCAAAAGAAAAAgcaattatttataatttataaaaattatataatcaATCATCATATGTTTTATGTTTtatgataataaaaaaaacaatcacATTTTATTCAATAAGatgaaaattttaaagatagaatttaataaaattatatatatataatttttttactataattatttttttacacaTATTATCATCTATAATTTTTATGTACAAGTATTTTATATAAAGGTAAGTGCTTTTTGttttaatattttgaatatgaatATATGATGTATTTGTTATGTGATGGATTTGGAGGTGCTGCAACCATCACGTTTTTTAAGCATGTTTGGACTCTTAATTTTGTTCTTAAACTGATCATGACGGCAGAATTCTGTAGGTGGGGACATTTGTCATGTACTTCTACGGCTTAGGTAAGCCTGAGTCATGGAAAGATGAAGTGAATGTTGATGGTAGCTGGTTTCAGAGTTTGTTTACGACATGTGTGAAAGTTGGGCTATAAGGAAGTGTTAGTTTTTTTGGTAACAAAGGAAGTGCTAGCTTGATTGTTTGGAGGTTGTGGAGCTTTTAAATGGGGATGTTGGGGTTTGTGATCACAGGATATCATAGTCAGGACTCAGGACTCAGGATTAGGGATAGGTGACAATGGTATTAAAATGTTACCCTAACTCACTATGACTACAAATGTGTTGTTCAAGCAAGCTTCCGGTGAATGCAATTCATTACATGTTTAAAAGCTTCCTCCCTCTACTTTTATACATTCTCTATGTAATAATATGTTAGTCGCTTTTTGTTACATACTTtatccgttcctatttaactaaCCATTTTTTATGgagacacacatattaagggtgtaattaattttattagttttaagAAAAAGTGAGGCTTGTTTTCCTAGTTTACGCTTTAAAGTGTGTGTTATCTCTCCTTATTTATTGTTCTGTTAAGGGCATTATAtgtaaaaatatcatttaatgctctcttgaaatgctaaatgacagttaaataggaataaatttttttctttaaagtgGACAATTAAATTGGAACGGAGGGAACGGAGGGAGGGAATAGTAACAAAAGAATTATACATTCATGACATTATTTTCAAACTATTATAAGTTGTTAAAATACATAATAATATTCGGTACTAAATTTTATCCATGAATattatttttgtagtttttataaTTTTGATGCAAGAAGCTGCAAAAACAATAATAGTCTTTGAATTTAGTGGGAATTCATTTATTTAAAGCTCATTGCCTCTACCAATACACTTTatctttattttaataaaatctcTATCCAATGCACTTATCTTTGTTTTACAATTTAACTTGAGAATAGTTACATTTTGggtgataaatttttatattttattatgcTTGAATAGTTTTTTTCTACAATATGAAAAAATGTTACACCCACAAAAAGTTTTCTTACTGTCCAAAAGTAAATTATACTTGGAAAGTAATATTTTCTTACTATCCAAacgaaaattattttttaaaacttaCTTTTACAATATCATTTCCTAAAACAAACGTTTGTCCTCTAAAATTTAATTCTATTAAACTTAatcataataaatttaaaattactgAAATTTAAAACAAAGAGAGTCAAGAAAAGTTGTTGCTTTTGCATTCAAAAGCATTGGAAGTCGTCATTCAAACAAACCCTATTAAGGCAATGACTCGTGTTAGAGCCAAAATTCCCATAACCCTTTTGTTGGCACTTGGCTCTCATTCCTCCAATATTGCAAATCACCAATATGACCCATGGCCCATCTAGCCGATGTTGATACCTCACCTTCCTCTTTGGTCCCCTAGATCTTAACACTAGATTTGAGCAGCAGTCTTATTATTTTAGGGTACATAAATAGTTTTACATAATAGTCATAAGTTTCCAATTCTTTTTTTAAGTGAATTTTACAGAAATAATGTTTTAGTGAAAACACATCACGAAATAGCACTCTGGGTCTCTGACCctctatttgataacactgcaaCCTCCCCTCACAACACTCCAAAGTAGAGACACCACTCTAGACTCAATTCTCAATACATAAATCAAACACATGAATGAAAGGACAATTTATTACGAGATATATGAAAAGTCAGGTGCATGTTTGATACGAATGTGTACTTGTGGTGATAGTAATGCTATTTACACAATTGCAATGATAACAGAAAGAGAAATCAATTGAAAATGAGTTTGTCATCTAGGTCGATCCATTGCAGTAATGGACACCATTGCAGTGCACATTCTTCTGATAGTTCTTATTCATACAATTAAGGCCCCATATCCGAATTGTCCGGTCATCACTGGCCGAGGCCAACATGTGAGGGTTAGCTGGATTCCAGCTCACACAATTCACTGCTCCTGAATGACCAGGCAATGCCTCTATTAGCTCTCCCGAGCACCTCTGCCATATGTAAACCTACAAATTGGAATGTAAAAGATCTAAGTTTGATAATTGCCCACGTTTATGCAATAGAATGGACTATCATGAGAAGTTATGTAGATTGCACTATCATAAGAAGTTAGGTAGATTTTTGCATGGGATTGTTTCACATACAAATGAAAGAAGCTTCACGGGCAGAGCATCAGTTCAGGGGGAAGCCTCTGTGGTTAGCTTCTGAATATCGAAATTGATTTTAGGGAAAGAGAAGTTGATTCACACATGCTATAAACATCACAACTAGAAACTAGTGAACATGGTTTTCTTGGGCGCTATCAAAAGGTGGCAAACTGAAGAGAAGAAACAGATCAAAAAGGGAGCACCGATTGATTTAACTACAtagcatagcaagcagaaatgtaAAATTACCAAGATGCTCCTAGTTGTAGTTGAATTCCTAGTACGAATATTATAAAGACATCCAATATATCAACCAAAACAGAAAGCACAAGTTCATGCATCTCATATAACCAAAACTCAGATTTAGAAGCATGTTGTTTAATGGTACGAGAAAAAAACATACAAATGCCAAAAGAATTTTATTTGCAAATTATAAACAATTATAATTATGAGAGGTGATAGGTGAGAAAAAATCTATTATAGAAGTATATATATTAATTCAAAAATGTTTTTTGATTCTTATCAATTATTAAAGATTCATACCTGTGAATCCTCACTTCCACTAGCAATAAAAGCTTGATGCAGTCCACCAAAGCAAGACCTGATCAGAAACCTGGCACGTCTATGACCTTTGTACTTCGCAACAAGCTTAGGATTACCTTCGATGTTCCAAAGATGTATTTCTTGGTTCAAAAGATTGACCAGCAAGAACTTGTTATCCTTTGATAAAGAATAAGAGGTTATTGTCTGATACTCTTCAATAAATCTCTCatcttttgtttctctattgAACAACAGTATAGTATTGGTTTTGCAAATACTTAGAATCTCTTTCCCATCATCTGTTATCTCCAAATCAGAAATCTTAAGGGTTTTTGGTCCTTTCCAAGACTCGACTTCCTTCCCATCTAATTCCCACATGCAAATACTCTTATCACTTAAGCCCGAAAGTATATACTTCCCACTTGGAAACCATGTACAGGAGATAAGGCCTGCACCAGCTTTTTCATAAATTTGAAGGCACTTGCCGGTAGAAACATCCCAACGCCTAATAGCTTCCTCCACTCCACATGTGAGGAGCTCTTGGTCATTAGGACTCCATGAAATAGAAGAAAAAGCTTTCTGGTGACCAGATAATCTATGCTTTAAAGACAGTCCATTTATGCCAACCTTTAAAAGAACAACCCAAATTAAAATCTAAAATCTCATTTCGTAATATTTTGCCATATTGTGTGTGCACTCATGTGTGAGCATGCAATTTTCGTGCATTGATGAATGAGCTCATAAGACATtgatttgaaggaaaaaaaatacaactGAGAATTGGATTTAGACTATGATGATAAAATCAGAACACAAGCAAAAAAACAttagataagaaaagaaaaagactgAAAGAGGACAGAGAAGACAAAATGGAAAGTATCAGCTCAATATCAAATATTACCTCCCAAATGATTGCAGTTCGATCATTTGATGCTGAAGCTAAATATTTCCCATTATGTGAAAATTGTACAAGCCAGACttcatcatcatgtgcttctaATATCTGTTGCAATTCGAGTAGGACATTGGAATATAGATACCACTCAAGTTACATAGAAAGTAAAGGCAGGTAAATCATGAACACGGATGGCAACGGGTCGGGCTCGGGTTTTGCCtttcccaaacccaaacccgtcACGTTCAAACCTAATTTGATGCATAGACTTTTTTGCCAAAGAAAACACAACTTATATTACTTTGTTGTGAAAAAACCTTTAATATCTTTTTTGCAAAAGAATATGGTGTCTTGTTGTTCAAAGATGATCAAATAGTTAACAAATAAAGTTGTTAATATGGTATATATAAGAGTAGTTTTGtaatttcatatatattgtTCGGGTTCGGGTCCGGGTTTCACcaataccaaacccaaacccaatcatATCGGGTTTTGtaatttcatatatattgtTAAGGTTATTTTCTTAATGGAGGAAACCCTGAACACTCGAAGAGTAAGAAGTAGGATATTTACAGGACAAgtgcaaaagaaaaatatcaagCCACTGCATTAGCAAAATGTGAACTCATTTTGACTGAAAAGCTCCTTCAAGAATCAAGATTTAGGAAACCAAAAATAGATACAATGACTTGTGACCATTCCAACGTACTCTTTTTtgagatgccaagcacttgcacatGCACATTAACTATTatttcatccaagacaagattTTGTGTAGTTATATCACTACTAattatttcaattcaaatgaCCAGCAGGCATGTGTTTACTAAATATCTACTAGACATATCATTTACTAACCTGTAATGTTTTAGAAGGTATTTGATCTTTTCCACAATGATGATCTGAATACAATGACATCTCCTTATCCAATGAGTTGTGAAATAGGCAAGCCTCCCGTTGCAGGATGAGGGCTTGTTCAACCAGATGTTCCAACCTCTTTTCAGGTATCATCACTGTTGGAGGAAGCAGTTTCTGCAATTGCTCCAAAAGCTTCGACCGAGACCTCACCTCTAAAATATCTTGCTTAGGAGATGGAGACACTATGCAAGAAGAAAGTTCACGAATTCTATTGCTATAAACACTAAGTGGAGAAATCTCTGTCCTCAAGGTCTTCAATGCTTCCATGACCTTTTCCGCATGTAAAAGTTCAAAGAATTTCTGTTCCAATATTAAGAATGAAGCCGACCTAACAACGCTTTCATCGGCCAGACCAACTGTGTGCAATGTAGCTATGCTGTCATCCCAATTCCCATCCAGTATCTGCTGTATGAACATATTCACCCCAGGTGAGTGCAAAGGTATTCCTGACTCCTCCTCTAGATGAGCTCCACTCTTTCTGTAACCAAGAGAATACAACGCCTTCGCAATTATCCTGACAAACTCATCCCTCTTGATCACCCCTTTGGAACCGACGACTTGTTCGTCCCCATGGGACGGTAGGGGCCGAGCCATCGAATCACTCAAGAAGCCCCCAACAGGCTCCACAGAAGACGAACCGTTCGACAATCCAACTAATCCTTTCGAGGACAATTTCATCCGTTTCAAAGCTGGTTCTTCATCCTCCACACCTCCCATGTAAAGCACACCTCAGCCCATATATAAATTCCAGCAGCAAGAAAACAACACAAATCAAGCACACAACACAATGTCTGCACAGAAAATCAACATAGAAACAGAATCAAGAATAGTAAGTACAACAAAAATTGAGCCATGAACCACAAGCTTAAGCAGCAATCAAATACTCAAATTGAAACAACAACTGAACACAATccagtaaataaataaaaatgcaaGAATCTTTATCCAACCAGTTTCATATTCATTTCCATCTACCGAATTGCATGATGCATATCAAAGACTATCTGAAATTTCACATAATCATCTGAACAAAGAAGCTAAACTAAACAAAATTGGGGGAAAATTAGAAACCATACATTTTCCGAGGAAACAAACAACGACGAATCaagaaaattgaaagaaaaacgGAAAAGCGATAAGATAGAACAATCGGTATTAGAAGTTGCAGATCCAATAGGTTTCagaagaagatggtgataatcCACCGACTTACCGAACAAGATCGGAAACGAAGTCTGAGGTGCGATCGTGAGTTGAACACCGCcgattcctcttcctcttcctccggcaccaccaccaccaccttcttcttcttcttcttcttcttcttccgcttCAGTTACCAAAATCCCAAACCTTCGCTTCTTCTGTTTCTACCTTCAATGATGTATGATGTATCCATATCCCATATATATGATATTTTGTAAATTATattagagaaaaagtttgatgcagacggtgtaaagtttttatattaataaaGTTCTActatgaataattttttttgttaaaggaAAACTAAAGTTCTATATGAATATGGatgtatataaattatttatttagtaGTATACTACTGTTCTACTTAGTTTCTTTCCTTCATTGGGATATTAGGTTGCAAGAAGCCAACTATCCGGCAGATTGGATGGTGGATTTTGGAGCTGCTCAGCAGTGTGATTTTACGTGTTTTAATGTTTCCCCGAGCATAGTTGTTCATTTACCGTTTTGGGATGTCTTAGCGTTGTAGTCTCTTTGTTTAGTTTTCCCATTAAAAAATGTGCAATTTCGTCCTCGCCCATGATAATATAGTTCATTTCGTAACTCATTGTTTCTTGTTTGGTACGAGCGACCGCAATAAAGGAATTATATTAGTCACTACTAATGAATGACGGTGAATATCCTAACCTCAAAGAAAATGCAATTATTTATAATTGATAAATTATATAACCAATCAACATATGTTTTAAATGGGGATGTTGGGGTTTGTGATTATTGACCTCAGGATATTATAATCAGGATTAGGGTAAGTGACAATGGGATTAAAATGTTACCCTAACTCACATTCCTAAAAAGCTCAATATGATCGCATGTGTTTTTCAGGCAAGCTTTCGGAGAATGCACATCATTAAATGTTTGAAAATTTCCTCTTCTACTTGTTGGTCACGTTTTTATGTAACAAAAGAATTATACTTTCATGACAATTTTTCAAAGTATTATAAGTTGTTAAAATACATATATTACTTGGTACTAAATTTTATCCATGAAtatcatttttctattttttacaattttgatGCGAGAAGCTACAAAAACAATCATAATCTTTAAATTTAGTGGGAATTCATTTATTTAAAGCTCTTTACCTCCCAATACACTTTATCTTTATTCTACTAAAATCTCTTCCCAATTATCTTTATCTTCAATAGTTACAATAAAGATAGTTACATTAAAATATAAACTTATTCTCTCAAATTTATTAaacttaattataataaatttaaaactacTGAAATATAAAACAAATGAAGCCAAGAAAAGTTGTTGCTTTTGCATCCAAAAGAATTGGAAGTCATCATTCTAATTTCTAACAAACCCTATTATGGCAATGACTCGTGTTAAAGCCAAATTTCCCAAAACCCTTTTGTTGGTACTTGGCCCTCATTCCTCCAATATTGCAAATCTCCAACATGACCCATGGCCCATCTAGCCGATGTTGAAACCTCACCTTCCTCTTGGTCCCCATATCTTAACACTAGATTTGAGCAGctgttttattattttaggGCACAGAAATAGTTAAAATACATAATAGTCATAAGTttccaattttttatttttagaacTGAAATTTAAAGAATTTTAGTGTTTTGAGTGAAAACACATCACACAATAGCACTCTGGCCctctatttgataacactgccCCCTCCCCTAACACCACTCCCAAAGTAGAGACTGGTCCATACATGAACCAAACACATGAATGAAAGGACAATTTATTACGATATATGAAAAGTCACGTGCATGTTTGATACGAATGTGTACTTCTGGTGATAGTAATGCTATTTACACAATTGCAATGATAACATAAAGAGAAATCAattgaaaatgagtttgtaatcTAGGTTGATCCATTGCAGTAATGGACGCCATTGCTGTGCGCATTCTTCTGATAGTTCTTATTCACACAATTCAGGCCCCATATCCGAATTGTCCGGTCATCACTGGCCGAGGCCAACATGTGAGGGTTAGCTGGATTCCAGCTCACACAATTCACAGCTCCTGAATGACCAGGCAATGCCTCTATTAGCTCTCCTGAGCACCTCTGCCATATGTAAACCTGCAAAATTGGAATGTAAAAGATCTAAGTTTGATAATTGCCCACGTTTATGCAATAGAATGGACTATCATAAGAAATTATGTAGATTGCACTATCATAAGAAGTTAAGTAGATTTTTGCATGGGATTGTTTCACATACAAATGAAAGAAGCTTCACGGGCAGAGCATCAGTTCAGGGGGAAGCTTCTGTGGTTAGCTTctgagtttcagaattgattttaagaaaagagaagttgattcaaacatgctataaacaTCACAGCTAGAAACTAGTAAACATGGTTTTCTTAGGAGCTATCAAAAGGTGGCAAACTGAAGAGAAGAAACAGAAAAAAAGGGAGCACCGATTGATTTCACTACACAGCATAGCAAGCAGAATTGTAGTTGAATTCGTAGTAGGAATATTATAATGACATTCAATATATCAACAAAAACAGAAAGCACAAGTTCATGCATCTCATATAACCAAAACTCAGATTTAGAAGCATGTTGTTTAATGGTACGagacaaaaacaaacaaatgcCAAAAGAATTTTACTTTAGCAATTATAAACAACTATAATTATGAGAGGTGATAGGCGAGAAAAAAATCTATTATAGAAGTGTATATATTAATTCAAAAATGTTTTTTGATTCTTATCAACTATTAAAGATTCATACCTGTGAATCCTCACTTCCACCAGCAATAAAAGCTTGATGCAGTCCACCAAAGCAAGACCTGATAAGAAACCTGGCACGTCTATGACCTTTGTACTTCACAACAAGCTTAGGATTACCTTCAATGTTCCAAAGATGTATTTCTT
This is a stretch of genomic DNA from Lotus japonicus ecotype B-129 chromosome 1, LjGifu_v1.2. It encodes these proteins:
- the LOC130733270 gene encoding WD repeat-containing protein 26 homolog is translated as MGGVEDEEPALKRMKLSSKGLVGLSNGSSSVEPVGGFLSDSMARPLPSHGDEQVVGSKGVIKRDEFVRIIAKALYSLGYRKSGAHLEEESGIPLHSPGVNMFIQQILDGNWDDSIATLHTVGLADESVVRSASFLILEQKFFELLHAEKVMEALKTLRTEISPLSVYSNRIRELSSCIVSPSPKQDILEVRSRSKLLEQLQKLLPPTVMIPEKRLEHLVEQALILQREACLFHNSLDKEMSLYSDHHCGKDQIPSKTLQILEAHDDEVWLVQFSHNGKYLASASNDRTAIIWEVGINGLSLKHRLSGHQKAFSSISWSPNDQELLTCGVEEAIRRWDVSTGKCLQIYEKAGAGLISCTWFPSGKYILSGLSDKSICMWELDGKEVESWKGPKTLKISDLEITDDGKEILSICKTNTILLFNRETKDERFIEEYQTITSYSLSKDNKFLLVNLLNQEIHLWNIEGNPKLVAKYKGHRRARFLIRSCFGGLHQAFIASGSEDSQVYIWQRCSGELIEALPGHSGAVNCVSWNPANPHMLASASDDRTIRIWGLNCMNKNYQKNVHCNGVHYCNGST